The genome window GCGATCATGGCCTGCCGTCGCCGATCCGCGTCACCGCCGATCCGGACGTGGTCGCCTCGGCCGACCGCGTCGTGCTGCCCGGCGTCGGTGCGTTTGCCGACTGCCGTGCGGGTCTGCTTGCCGTCGACGGCATGATGGACGCGCTCACCGAAGCGGTCACCAACCGCGGCCGGCCGTTTCTCGGCATCTGCGTCGGCATGCAGCTTATGGCCTCGCGCGGGCTGGAGCACGGCGTCACCGAGGGATTCGGCTGGATCGCCGGTGACGTCGATCGCATCACGCCGTCGGACCCGAGCCTGAAGATCCCGCATATGGTTTGGAACACGATCACGCTGAAGCGCGATCACCCCGTCTTTGAGGGCATCGAGACGGGGCCGGACGGGCTGCACGCCTATTTCGTGCACTCCTACCATTTGAAGACGGCCAATCCGGACGAGCTGATCGCCGAAGCCGAATATGCCGGGCCGATCACCGCGACGGTCGGGCGCGACAACATGGTCGGCACGCAGTTCCACCCGGAAAAGAGCCAGGCGCTCGGCCTGCAGCTCATCGCCAATTTCCTGCGCTGGGTGCCTTGATAAGCAACGGTCCGAAATGCTTACGCATCGGACCGTTGAACACACGGCGATTGCCCGCTTGCACAATGCGCGGGCATTCGCCGTAAGGAATACCGAGGCTCATCTGCGATGACCTCGGTATGCTGCTGCCTGTGGGGCTCATCAGCGATGACCTCGGTATGCTGCTGCCTGTGGGGCTCATCAGCGATGAGCTCGGTATGCTGCTGCCCGTGGGGCTCATCTTCGATGACCTCGGTATGGGGCGCTCCAGGACTTCTGATCAGGCTGCCGCGCACTGGCGGCAAAGGCCGCGGATTTCAATCGTCGTTTTTTGCGGCGTGAAACCATTCGCTTGCGCCCAGCCGCCGAGACGGGCCTCGATCTCATCGTCGGAAAACTCCGAGACCTGACCGCAGCCCTCACAGATCGCAAACGCGATGGTCCCGTGGGCGTGGCATTGCGGATGAGCGCAGGCGACGAAGGCGTTGAGGCTTTCGAGCCGGTGCACGAGGCCGAGAGCCAGCAACTTGTCGAGCGCGCGGTAGACCTGCAGCGGGGCGCGGAAGCCCTGATCTCGCAGTTGATCAAGGATTGTGTAGGCGCTGAGCGGCCCTTCGGCACGGGTCAACGCCTTGAACACCAGCGACTGATTGTGGGTGAGGTTCGCACTGGCGGTCATCTGTTCGCCCCTCCCGGAGCGTGGCTGGACGGGCGGGCGCCGAACGGCAGCGGCAGCAGGCTGACGAGGAAGAGACAAAGCGCGGCGACGACGATCGACGGGCCGGACGGCGTGTCGAAGGAGAGCGACCCGTAAAGCCCGCCAACGACGGCACCGACGCCGATCAGCGAGGCGAACACCGCCATCGTCTCCGGCGTCGTGGCAAAGCGGCGGGCGGTCGCGGCGGGGATGATCAGCAGCGATGTGATCAGCAGAATGCCGACGATCTTCATCGCTATCGCGATGACCAACGCCATCACCAGCATGAAAGCGACGCGGGCGCGCTCTGGCCGCAAACCCTCGGCCTCGGCCAGTTCGGCGCTGACGGTGGAGGCGAGCAGCGGCCGCCACATCAGCGCGATGACGGCGAGCACGAGGGCGCCGCCGCCATAGATGAAGGCGATGTCGGTGCGCGTGACGGCAAGAATATCGCCGAACAGGAAGCCCATCAGATCGACGCGAATCCAGGTCATGAAGGCGACCATGACGAGGCCGAGCGCCAGTGTCGAATGCGACAGGATGCCGAGCAGTGCGTCGGTCGACAGCGCGCCGCGCCGCTGCAGCAGCAAAAGGGCAATCGAGACGAGCGCGGCCACGACGAAGACGCCGGCCATCAGATTGATGTCGAACAGGAAGGCGATGGCGATGCCGAGCAGCGCCGAATGGGCCATGGTGTCGCCGAAATAGGCCATCCGCCGCCAGACGATGAAGCAACCGAGCGGGCCGACGGTGAGCGCCAGTCCGATGCCGGCGACAAGCGCGCGGACGAAGAAATCGTCAAGCATCGGCATCTCCTTTCGCCGGCGCAGGCGCGCCATGGTCATGACTGTGTTGAGCGCGGTCGTGGTGATGGTGGTGGTGGCCGTCGTCCATGTGGCCCTCATGGGCGTGGTGGCCGTCACCGAGCCCGCAATGGTCGGTGATGGTGCCGTCGGCGTGACGCACCCGGCCGTCGGGCAAGTGGACGTGATCGTGGTGGTGGCTGTAGACGGCGAGCGTTTGTGCCGCGCGGGCGCCGAACAGGTCGCGGTATTCCGGGCTCGAGGCCACCGATTGCGGCGTGCCGCGACAGCAGACATGGCCGTTCAGACAGATCACCGTATCGGTCGCGGCCATCACCACATGCAGGTCGTGCGAGATCAGCAGGATACCGCAGCCGGTGCGCTCGCGGATCTTGGTGATCAACTCGTAGAGCGCGACCTCGCCGGCGAAGTCGACGCCCTGCACCGGCTCGTCGAGGACGAGGAAATCGGGTTTACGGATCATCGCGCGAGCGAGAAGCGCGCGTTGGAACTCGCCGCCCGACAGATGCTGCACCTCGGCGCCGGCCAGATGGGAAATGCCGGTCCCGGCGAGCGCGTCGTCGATCTCGGCTTTGGTGTGCGGGCTGGTCAGCGTCATCAGCCGGGTCACGGTCAGCGGCAGGGTCCAGTCGATACTGAGCTTTTGCGGCACGTAGCCGACGGTGAGGCCGGGCGCGCGTTCGACGCGGCCTTCATCGGCCTTCAGGACTCCGATGGCGGTCTTTGCCGTTGTCGACTTGCCCGATCCGTTCGGCCCGATCAGCGTGACGATCTCGCCGCGACGCACGGCCAGGTCGATTCCGCGCACCAGCCAGCGGCCGTTGCGGAATACCCCGACATCGGAGAGTTTGATCAAAGGCTGTTCGCCCGGCGACGGCCCATTCATTTCCCTGTCTGCTCCTTGCACCGCGAATGCGTGGCACCCGGCCAGCAACGGTACAGCCTCGCCACTGCCGCATCCGTTAAGCGGCCGTATGATGCTCCGCGCCAGTCCCGGCAAACGCGGCAAATCCTCGGCGCCGTGCCGTCGTTCGTTCAGCCCACCCACCGGACCGGTGCATCCCGCGCAACCCGATAACGAGAAGGAATCGGCCGACTTGGTCGACTCACACGGCGTGAAAATCGTGCCTTGCAGACCTCTATTGCATACGTTATAGCATTACGCAATCTGATGTAATGAAATAACATTGCACCACCCCAAGCGAACCAAGGACACGTTATGTCGCTCCGAACTGCTCTCCTCGCCGCCGCAGCGGTGGCGTCGCTCGCATCGGCAACCCTCCTGCCGGCGCAGGCCGCGGACAGGGTGGTCGCCTCGATCCGCCCGGTCCATTCGCTCGTCGCCGCCGTCATGGCCGGGGTTGGCGAACCGGAGCTGATCGTCGGCGCCGGCGCTTCCCCGCACACCTACAGTCTGAAGCCGTCGAACGCGCGGGCTCTGCAGGACGCACGGCTGATCATCTGGGTGTCGCCGGGACTGGAAACCTTCCTCGAAAAGCCGATCGAGGCGCTTGGCACGAACGCCGCCGTCCTGACGCTTGCCGAGGTTCCCGGCGTGACGCTGCTCGACCAGCGCTCCGGCGGCGCCTTCGAAAAACACGACCACGACGGCGAAGATCATGACGGGGATCGCGAGGCCGAGCACAAGGACGATCATGATCATGACGCTGATCACAAGGCGGAATATGAATCCCAAGACCACGATCATGAAGCTGTAAATAATCATGACGATGGTCAAAAAGAAGTTTATGATGTCCATAATGCCGATCACGACAACGAAAAATATGCGGGTGACGAGCAAGAACATGGCCGCGACGGGAACGACTGGCATATGTGGCTCGATCCCGCAAACGCCAGGGCTTTCGTTGCCGCGATCGCGATGAAACTCGCCGAGGTCGACCCCGACAACGCCGACCGTTACGCCGCGAACGCCAAAGCGACGACGGCCCGGATCGATGCGCTGATCGGCAAGATCGAGGCCGACATCGCGCCGCTGCGGGACAAGCCCTTCATCGTCTTCCACGATGCCTACCAGTATTTCGAGCATCGCTTCGGGCTAGAAGCCGTCGGTTCGATCACCGTCAGCCCGGAGGCGATCCCCGGCGCGGCGCGGATCGCGGAAATGCGTGAGACGGTCGAGCACAGCGGTGCAGTCTGCGTCTTCGCCGAACCGCAGTTCCCGCCGAAGCTGGTCAATGTGGTGATCGAGGGAACAGGTGCGAAGGCCGGCGAACTCGATCCGCTCGGCACAGACATCGCCGACGGGCCGGATCTCTATTTCGAACTGATCGAGCGGATGGCCGAGTCGTTCAAGGACTGCCTCACCAACTGAACCGGCTCATGCCGGCGGGGCATAGTTCCCTGCCGGTTTTTGTGCCCTAGAGCGTTTCCTGTGAGCGTTGAATCACTGAAAACGCTCTATCGAGTTGTTTTGACGCGTATTCTTATCCGAAAACCGGTTCCCACTTTCCGCTTACGCGGACCTTCGGTTCGGGAATACGCTCTAATGCGCAGCTTCCCAGTTGTCGGCGGCCTTGGCGTCGACCTGTAGCGGGACGGAGAGTTCGAGCAGCGGCAACGTCGCCTGCTCCATCACTCCGGTGACGACCGGCAGGGTCTTGTCGACCTCATCCTCGGGAACCTCGAAGATCAGTTCGTCGTGCACCTGCAGCAGCATCTGCGCCTTCAGGCCGGCATCGGCGAGCGCATCCTCCATGCGGATCATGGCGCGGCGGATGATATCCGCGGCGGACCCTTGAATCGGCGCGTTGATCGCGGCGCGCTCGAAGAAGGACCGCATGTTCGGGTTCTTGGTGTTGATCTCGGGATAGTAGGCACGGCGGCCGAACAGCGTTTCCACATAGCCGTGCGCGTGGGCGAAGGTCTTGGTGCTCTCCATATAGGCGCGGATGCCGGGGAAGCGCTCGAAATACTTGTCGATATATTCCTTCGCCTCGCCGCGACCGATGCCGAGCTGCGCCGCGAGCCCGAAGGCGGAAATGCCATAGATGATGCCGAAATTGATCGCCTTGGCGCGGCGACGGACCATCGGGTCCATGCCTTCAACCGGCACGCCGAACATTTCCGACGCCGTCATGGCATGAATGTCGAGCCCGTCGGCGAAGGCCTGTTTCAACTGCGGCACGTCACCGATATGGGCGAGCACGCGCAACTCGATCTGGCTGTAGTCGGCGGAGATCAGCTTCATGCCCTTGTCGGCAACGAAGGCGCGGCGGATCTTGCGGCCGGACTCGGTGCGCACCGGGATGTTCTGCAGGTTCGGCTCCGACGATGCCAACCGCCCCGTGGTCGTTGCAGCCAGTGAATACGATGTATGCACCCGCCCCGTCTCGGGGTTGATAAAGCCAGGCAAAGCATCGCTGTAGGTCGATTTCAGCTTCGACAACTGGCGCCAGTCGAGCACGCGCGCCGGCAGGTCGTGACCCTGCGCGGCGAGATCTTCGAGCACGCCCGCGCCGGTGCCCCAGGCGCCGGTCTTGGTCTTCTTGCCGCCCTCGAGACCCATCTTGTCGAACAGGATTTCGCCGAGCTGTTTCGGCGAGGCGATGTTGAAATTCTCGCCCGCCAGTTCGTGGATTTCGGCTTCGAGCGCAGCCATGGCTTGCGCGAAATCGCCCGACAGGCGCGACAGCATCTGCCGGTCGACGACGATTCCGCGCCGCTCCATGCGCGCCAGCACCGGCACCAGCGGCCGTTCCAGCGTCTCGTAGAGCGCCGTCATACCTTCGGCGACGAGACGCGGTTTCAGCACCTGCCACAGCCGCAGCGTGACGTCGGCGTCTTCCGCGGCATAGGCAGTCGCTTTGTCGATCGGCACGTGATCGAATGTGATTGCCGACTTGCCCGACCCCGCGACTTCCTTGAACGGGATCGGCTTGTGGCCGAGCCAGCGCTCGGACAGTTCGTCCATGCCGTGGCCGCCCTTGCCGGCGTCGAGCGCATAGGAGATCAGCATGGTGTCGTCGAACGGCGCGACGTCGATGCCATAGCGCTTCAGCACCAGCCAGTCGTATTTCAGGTTCTGTGCGACCTTCAGCACCGAGGCGTCTTCGAGCAGCGGCTTCAACCGCGCAACCGCGTCGTCGAGCGGGATCTGGTCGGCGCTGAGGCCGCCGCCGAGCAGGTCGCCGACGCCGTCCTTGTGGCTAAGCGGAATGTAGCAGGCGCGGCCGGGGGCAAGCGCCAGCGAGACGCCGACGAGCTCCGCCTGCATGGCATCGAGCGAGGTGGTCTCGGTGTCGACCGCAACATGGCCGAGTTCGAAGGCCTCGGCGATCCAGCTGTCCAGCGTTGCGAGATCGCGCACGGTCTCGTAGCCGTCGGGCTCGACCTTGGCGTCGAGCGCGGCCGCGGCGCGCGCCTCGGCCAGCGCCGCCGGCGTCATGCCGAGCCCGTCGCCGGTCGTCGCCGCAGCGCTCTCTTCGGGAGCCTCCGGCGCTTCCCAGCCTTTGACGCTCACCGATGCGCTCTCGACCTCGCCGGCCTCGACGTCGGCGGCTTCGGCGACGCGGCGTGTGAGCGTGGTGAATTCCATCGCCTTCAGAAACGCGACAAGCTGCGCGCCGTCGAGATGGTTGGCGGTCAGCGCCTCGACCGGCGTGTCCACCGGCACGTTCTTGTCGAGCTCGACGAGGCGGCGGGAGATGCGCGCCTGATCGGCGTATTCGATCAGGTTCTCGCGGCGCTTCTTCTGCTTGATGGTCTCGGCATTGGCGAGCAGGTTTTCCAGATCGCCGAACTCGCCGATGAGCTGGGCCGCCGTTTTCACGCCGATGCCCGGCACGCCCGGTACGTTGTCGACGGAGTCGCCGGCAAGCGCCTGCACCTCGACGACCTTGTCGGGCGACACGCCGAACTTTTCGACCACCTCGTCGGGGCCGATGCGGCGGTTCTTCATGGTGTCGACCATGATGACGCCGGGCTCGATCAACTGCATCAGATCCTTGTCGGAACCGATGATGACGACCTCGGCGCCGGCCTCGCGGGCGAGCCGGGCATAGGTCGCGATCAGATCGTCGGCCTCGTAGCCTACCTGCTCGATGCAGGCGACGTTGAAGGCGCGGGTCGCCTCGCGGATCAGGCCGAATTGCGGTCTGAGATCCTCCGGCGGATCCGGCCGGTGCGCCTTGTACTGATCGTAGATCTCGTTTCGAAAGGTGTGTCCGGAAGCGTCGAAAATGACGGCGAAGTGGGTCGGCTCGTCGCCCTCGGCCTCGGTCAGCCCCTCCTGCAGCAGCTTCCACAGCATGTTGCAGAAACCGGCGACGGCGCCGACCGGCAGACCATCGGATTTGCGGGTCAGCGGCGGCAGCGCGTGATAGGCACGGAAGATGTAGGAAGAGCCGTCGACCAGAAAAATCCGGTCGCCGGCTTTCAGCGCGGGGAAGGCGTGAGAATCGGTCGTCATGGGCGGATCATGCCCGCCCATGCGACCCGAGGAAAGCCCTTTCCTATTCCGCCGGCACGGCGACTTCGCGGCGGCGCGGCGGGCCGAGACGGGCCCAGGCCGGACGTTCGAAGAGCCAGCGGAACCAGGTGTTGCGGACCATCCAGAACAGCACCAGCGGACCGATGACACCGGCGGCGGTGACGATCAGCGAAATCGTGCCGAGATCGAGGAACGGCGCGAATTTCAGCAAGATCACGCGGGCGACCGCCATCGGCAGGAAGAAGCCGAGATAAATGACGATCGAGTTCTGGCCGCAATAGCGCAACACGCTCATCCAGCGCAGGTTCGACAACAGAGCCGAGACGGTGACGACGGCCACCGCGCCGAACATGCCGAGCATCAGATTGATGCCGGGAAGATCGGCCATCGAATGTTCGCCGAGGTGGCTGAAGACGAGCCAGCCGTTGATGTTCGCCCACACCAGGATCAAGGCGGTTGCCTCGAGCCAGGACTCCTTCGCCCAGGCGGCGATGCGGAAGATCAGCGGCGCGAAGGCGTAGCCGGTGTAGAAGAAGACGAAGCGCTCGGCGAACTGATCGCCGATATACCAGCCGGTTTCGAGCGGCAGGACGTGCAGCACGGCCGCGACGCCGCCGACGGTCCACCACGGCAGGCTCCGCGTCAGCTTGGTGACGACGAAGAAGATCGGCAGCATGTAGATGAACCACATCGTCCCGAACGGGCTCAGATAGGCCATCAGATAGCTGGATACGGCCGCATCGACGCCACCCTGGGCAACGATCCCCGGCGCCTTGAAGGCGAACTGGATGGTCAGCCAGAGCACATAGAAATAGGCGAAGTGCACGACCTTGCGGTCGAGATAGTCGCGCCAGTTGCGATCAATCACGCGGGCGAGAAACAGGCCGGCGATGAGGAAGAAGTCGGGCATGCGGAAAGGCCGCGCGAAGTCGACTACGGCATGCAGCCAACCTTCCGCACCAGCGGCCTTCTCGACGCCGAGCGTCGAATGCATCATCACGACGGCGATGATGCAAAAACCCTTCGCATAATCGACCCAGTCGATCCGCGTATTAACCATTTCGGAGCGCCTCCGTTCAGGGACACGCCCCGCCCTTACCCGCTAACACCTTGGCATAACTGAGCCCGGCGAGTCGTTAAGGGCGCCATTTATCGATTGGTAACCTTAATGGCGGAGGGCCGCAGGAACCGCGTACTTAACCGCCTCTTAAATCGCCACATTTAGCCTGCATTGGCAGGGCCGACTCGAATTGGGATCCACGGTCGGAAGGGGATTTACGGCATGGCGAGACGTTCCAGACGACAGGAACGGGTCGAACCGCGGCTTGATGACGACAGCGCGCGCGACGGCAGCCTCGATCTGCGCCTTAGCGAAGCGGACCGGGCAAGCAGCCACGGCACGCGGCGCAAGCGCGGCCGCAAGAGCACATCTTCCGCACCCGCGGCCGACACGACGGCACGGTCCGCACCGAAGAAGCGGGCCAAGCGGCGCGGCTCGTCGTCTTCCGGCGGTGGCGGATTTTTCGGCCGCCTGTTCAAGCGTACGGTCTATTGGGGCCTCGTTGCCGGGCTGTGGGGCGGCATCGCTTTCGTCGGCATGCTCGCCTATTACGCGGCCCATCTTCCGCCGACCTCGGAATGGGCGGTGCCGAAACGGCCCCCGAACGTCAAGATCGTCGACGCCAACGGCAAGCTGGTCGCCAATCGCGGCGATACCGGCGGCGAGTCGGTGCGTCTCGAACAATTGCCGCCGCACATGATGCAGGCGGTTATGGCGATCGAGGACCGGCGCTTCTACTACCATTTCGGCATCGACCCGATTGGCCTCGGCCGCGCCATGGCGGTCAATCTCGCCAAGGGACGGCTAACCCAGGGCGGCTCGACACTGACCCAGCAGCTCGCCAAGAACCTGTTCCTCGAGCCCGAGCGCACCTTCCGCCGCAAGATGCAGGAAGTCGTTCTGTCGCTGTGGCTCGAAGCGAAATTCTCCAAGGAAGAAATCCTGGAGATGTATCTGAACCGGGTCTATTTCGGCGCCGGCGCCTATGGCGTCGATGCCGCCGCACGGCGCTATTTCGGCAAGTCGGCGCGCCAGGTGACCGTCGCCGAGGCCGCCGTTCTCGCCGGTCTTCTGAAGGCGCCGTCGCGCTACTCGCCGACACGCAATCCCGATCTGGCGGACGCCCGCGCGCAGACCGTGCTGGCGGCCATGCAGGACGCCGGCTATCTGTCCGCCAAGCAGGTGAAGCAGGCCAGGGCGGC of Hyphomicrobiales bacterium contains these proteins:
- a CDS encoding zinc ABC transporter substrate-binding protein; the protein is MSLRTALLAAAAVASLASATLLPAQAADRVVASIRPVHSLVAAVMAGVGEPELIVGAGASPHTYSLKPSNARALQDARLIIWVSPGLETFLEKPIEALGTNAAVLTLAEVPGVTLLDQRSGGAFEKHDHDGEDHDGDREAEHKDDHDHDADHKAEYESQDHDHEAVNNHDDGQKEVYDVHNADHDNEKYAGDEQEHGRDGNDWHMWLDPANARAFVAAIAMKLAEVDPDNADRYAANAKATTARIDALIGKIEADIAPLRDKPFIVFHDAYQYFEHRFGLEAVGSITVSPEAIPGAARIAEMRETVEHSGAVCVFAEPQFPPKLVNVVIEGTGAKAGELDPLGTDIADGPDLYFELIERMAESFKDCLTN
- a CDS encoding zinc ABC transporter permease gives rise to the protein MLDDFFVRALVAGIGLALTVGPLGCFIVWRRMAYFGDTMAHSALLGIAIAFLFDINLMAGVFVVAALVSIALLLLQRRGALSTDALLGILSHSTLALGLVMVAFMTWIRVDLMGFLFGDILAVTRTDIAFIYGGGALVLAVIALMWRPLLASTVSAELAEAEGLRPERARVAFMLVMALVIAIAMKIVGILLITSLLIIPAATARRFATTPETMAVFASLIGVGAVVGGLYGSLSFDTPSGPSIVVAALCLFLVSLLPLPFGARPSSHAPGGANR
- a CDS encoding acyltransferase, coding for MVNTRIDWVDYAKGFCIIAVVMMHSTLGVEKAAGAEGWLHAVVDFARPFRMPDFFLIAGLFLARVIDRNWRDYLDRKVVHFAYFYVLWLTIQFAFKAPGIVAQGGVDAAVSSYLMAYLSPFGTMWFIYMLPIFFVVTKLTRSLPWWTVGGVAAVLHVLPLETGWYIGDQFAERFVFFYTGYAFAPLIFRIAAWAKESWLEATALILVWANINGWLVFSHLGEHSMADLPGINLMLGMFGAVAVVTVSALLSNLRWMSVLRYCGQNSIVIYLGFFLPMAVARVILLKFAPFLDLGTISLIVTAAGVIGPLVLFWMVRNTWFRWLFERPAWARLGPPRRREVAVPAE
- a CDS encoding transcriptional repressor, which gives rise to MTASANLTHNQSLVFKALTRAEGPLSAYTILDQLRDQGFRAPLQVYRALDKLLALGLVHRLESLNAFVACAHPQCHAHGTIAFAICEGCGQVSEFSDDEIEARLGGWAQANGFTPQKTTIEIRGLCRQCAAA
- a CDS encoding DNA polymerase I; this encodes MKAGDRIFLVDGSSYIFRAYHALPPLTRKSDGLPVGAVAGFCNMLWKLLQEGLTEAEGDEPTHFAVIFDASGHTFRNEIYDQYKAHRPDPPEDLRPQFGLIREATRAFNVACIEQVGYEADDLIATYARLAREAGAEVVIIGSDKDLMQLIEPGVIMVDTMKNRRIGPDEVVEKFGVSPDKVVEVQALAGDSVDNVPGVPGIGVKTAAQLIGEFGDLENLLANAETIKQKKRRENLIEYADQARISRRLVELDKNVPVDTPVEALTANHLDGAQLVAFLKAMEFTTLTRRVAEAADVEAGEVESASVSVKGWEAPEAPEESAAATTGDGLGMTPAALAEARAAAALDAKVEPDGYETVRDLATLDSWIAEAFELGHVAVDTETTSLDAMQAELVGVSLALAPGRACYIPLSHKDGVGDLLGGGLSADQIPLDDAVARLKPLLEDASVLKVAQNLKYDWLVLKRYGIDVAPFDDTMLISYALDAGKGGHGMDELSERWLGHKPIPFKEVAGSGKSAITFDHVPIDKATAYAAEDADVTLRLWQVLKPRLVAEGMTALYETLERPLVPVLARMERRGIVVDRQMLSRLSGDFAQAMAALEAEIHELAGENFNIASPKQLGEILFDKMGLEGGKKTKTGAWGTGAGVLEDLAAQGHDLPARVLDWRQLSKLKSTYSDALPGFINPETGRVHTSYSLAATTTGRLASSEPNLQNIPVRTESGRKIRRAFVADKGMKLISADYSQIELRVLAHIGDVPQLKQAFADGLDIHAMTASEMFGVPVEGMDPMVRRRAKAINFGIIYGISAFGLAAQLGIGRGEAKEYIDKYFERFPGIRAYMESTKTFAHAHGYVETLFGRRAYYPEINTKNPNMRSFFERAAINAPIQGSAADIIRRAMIRMEDALADAGLKAQMLLQVHDELIFEVPEDEVDKTLPVVTGVMEQATLPLLELSVPLQVDAKAADNWEAAH
- a CDS encoding imidazole glycerol phosphate synthase subunit HisH, whose translation is MTVAIIDYGSGNLHSAEKAFERAARDHGLPSPIRVTADPDVVASADRVVLPGVGAFADCRAGLLAVDGMMDALTEAVTNRGRPFLGICVGMQLMASRGLEHGVTEGFGWIAGDVDRITPSDPSLKIPHMVWNTITLKRDHPVFEGIETGPDGLHAYFVHSYHLKTANPDELIAEAEYAGPITATVGRDNMVGTQFHPEKSQALGLQLIANFLRWVP
- a CDS encoding zinc ABC transporter ATP-binding protein, giving the protein MNGPSPGEQPLIKLSDVGVFRNGRWLVRGIDLAVRRGEIVTLIGPNGSGKSTTAKTAIGVLKADEGRVERAPGLTVGYVPQKLSIDWTLPLTVTRLMTLTSPHTKAEIDDALAGTGISHLAGAEVQHLSGGEFQRALLARAMIRKPDFLVLDEPVQGVDFAGEVALYELITKIRERTGCGILLISHDLHVVMAATDTVICLNGHVCCRGTPQSVASSPEYRDLFGARAAQTLAVYSHHHDHVHLPDGRVRHADGTITDHCGLGDGHHAHEGHMDDGHHHHHHDRAQHSHDHGAPAPAKGDADA